In Colletotrichum destructivum chromosome 8, complete sequence, the following proteins share a genomic window:
- a CDS encoding uncharacterized protein (Putative zn(2)Cys(6) fungal-type DNA-binding domain, transcription factor domain, fungi) yields MTFMKGNKSTLEEAAEVAAQKTIPSRTPTSSPGSKPQVRHRASVACASCRDRRIRCVVPKGESECIQCKKASSECIIKNDDERRRPISRAYMSSLSNRIAMLEHMLLDNDIQPPPAVHPPKSRHEATGLSKQSDEQRKILAKKSIGPEASSLSDSGSEDCTAQDGGLAKVASVTRSGLWPVLKDQSSSRTTEPNQEEVNHRFLSTRGNLSFDRLSGQLRFFGPTANFHLYRNESGDQLQCRQPSEQVRRAQSCLRTLNSVTHDYLMSNFWTHYDSTLRTIPRESFESALELQNRKFYSSFLHVSILAIGFRFADPSREDVKQMAVGTRESSLHREAKNMAESELEKPGGIPSVLALLLLGDLECGVGRDNSGWMYTGMAIRLAFDIGLHIDCRDNGMSEQEVDIRHMAMRACVLYDKYWALFLGRPTSIKDRDIDLDLHSRRFSKPSSLKEWPGVADKVDDVEEIQTHLIDLMEISSRITEMRGKPQIHDITHVDGDGKCSGSSDEKDAAYFHAIEIERRLRDWHRRLPEHLQWKSANIEHAALNYFLLHQQYHVSMVLLHRPWAENGRKTGDEMSTGQYAIPGPSSGSRDASLQHRKDSPETNGPYTNIEADRMASSRKLCSFHAMCVAKIFWQHRQRFDGTKIFITGVQHAGTAAIALIAASTYHRREPESRTYLRCLEILASAISDMGQSYQPAACMENLLREVLLKLRNDIGDPTDLFTPLVTLLGSGKWVRSSSNWRCSSNSTYSVLPETREADASDEHPRKRRRPCFSGGRRASEFSRPTLPFFTEQLQEKRRRSSQSCFAVGNRPLFDLPASTKNGDKHEHFNLAFLKGSDNEPEKTSKTTIKTTGKSILVTPPSGSWPIVTFDESPVSTSRNADFGYDELISESGSGTAGFSPDSTSVAQNSGIGGESAVLLKPAASRPILGDQMNRRVTENEEKNSSTSPAVGLFGGGMGWMGSEMDPNMMGSVSLGDLVQSSIADKVVRDRTCEAPRNHELDFMSF; encoded by the exons ATGACTTTCATGAAGGGGAACAAGTCAACCTTGGAGGAAGCTGCTGAAGTCGCTGCCCAGAAAACAATTCCTTCTCGCACCCCAACATCCAGTCCCGGCAGCAAGCCACAAGTGAGGCATAGAGCCTCTGTTGCATGCGCCTCCTGCCGCGACAGGAGGATTCGGTGTGTGGTTCCGAAGGGCGAGTCCGAGTGCATTCAGTGTAAAAAGGCCAGCAGCGAGTGCATCATCAAGAATGACGACGAGCGGCGACG GCCAATATCGAGGGCATACATGTCCTCCCTGTCTAACCGTATCGCCATGCTCGAGCACATGCTTCTGGACAATGACATCCAACCCCCTCCAGCAGTACATCCCCCAAAATCGAGACATGAGGCTACAGGACTCTCAAAACAGTCAGACGAACAACGGAAAATCCTGGCTAAAAAGTCCATCGGTCCGGAGGCCTCTTCTCTGTCGGATTCAGGGAGCGAAGACTGCACGGCACAAGATGGCGGCCTTGCCAAAGTCGCGTCGGTCACAAGATCGGGATTATGGCCAGTGTTGAAGGATCAATCTTCTTCTCGCACAACCGAGCCGAACCAGGAAGAAGTTAACCACCGTTTTCTGTCGACGAGAGGAAATCTGTCATTTGATCGGCTTTCTGGACAGCTACGGTTTTTCGGGCCTACGGCTAACTTTCATTTGTATCGAAATGAATCCGGCGACCAGCTTCAGTGTCGCCAGCCGTCGGAACAGGTTCGTCGAGCCCAAAGCTGTCTCCGGACCCTCAACAGCGTGACCCACGACTACCTCATGAGTAACTTCTGGACGCATTACGACAGCACGCTTCGAACCATACCTAGAGAGTCGTTTGAATCTGCCCTGGAGTTGCAAAACCGAAAGTTTTACTCATCATTCCTGCATGTTTCAATCCTAGCCATAGGGTTCCGCTTTGCTGATCCCTCCCGAGAAGATGTCAAGCAGATGGCAGTGGGAACCCGCGAGAGCAGCCTGCACAGAGAGGCCAAAAATATGGCTGAATCAGAACTTGAGAAGCCTGGCGGTATTCCTAGCGTACTGGCTCTCCTACTTCTCGGCGATCTGGAGTGCGGCGTTGGCAGAGATAACTCTGGTTGGATGTATACAG GAATGGCCATCAGGTTGGCTTTCGACATTGGGCTTCACATTGACTGCCGTGACAACGGCATGAGCGAACAGGAGGTCGACATCCGTCACATGGCGATGAGAGCCTGCGTGTTATATGACAAGTATTGGGCGCTGTTTCTTGGTCGGCCAACGAGTATTAAAGATCGGGACATTGACCTCGATTTGCACTCCAGGCGGTTTTCTAAACCGAGTTCCCTCAAGGAATGGCCCGGGGTTGCCGACAAAGTGGACGATGTTGAAGAGATCCAGACCCATCTCATAGACCTGATGGAAATCTCAAGTCGTATCACTGAAATGAGAGGCAAACCTCAAATCCACGACATCACTCATGTAGACGGTGATGGCAAGTGCAGTGGAAGCAGCGATGAAAAAGACGCCGCGTATTTCCATGCCATCGAAATCGAGCGTCGACTTCGAGATTGGCACAGGCGGCTACCGGAACATCTACAATGGAAATCTGCCAACATCGAACACGCCGCACTCAACTACTTTCTTCTGCATCAGCAGTATCATGTTTCCATGGTATTGCTTCATCGTCCATGGGCGGAAAATGGTCGGAAGACCGGCGACGAGATGAGCACTGGTCAGTACGCAATTCCAGGTCCAAGCTCAGGCTCAAGAGACGCCTCACTTCAGCACCGCAAAGACTCTCCAGAGACCAACGGCCCCTATACGAATATAGAAGCCGACAGGATGGCGTCTTCTCGTAAATTATGCAGCTTTCACGCGATGTGCGTAGCAAAGATCTTCTGGCAACACCGCCAGAGATTCGACGGTACCAAGATCTTCATCACGGGCGTCCAGCACGCTGGCACAGCAGCCATTGCCTTGATAGCAGCATCCACGTACCATCGCCGCGAGCCAGAGAGTCGAACGTATCTCAGGTGCCTTGAGATATTGGCCAGTGCCATCAGTGACATGGGTCAATCGTACCAACCGGCGGCATGCATGGAAAACCTTCTGAGAGAGGTTCTTTTGAAGCTCCGAAACGACATCGGAGACCCTACTGACCTTTTTACGCCACTCGTTACATTACTTGGTAGCGGAAAATGGGTGCGTTCGAGCTCGAACTGGAGATGCAGCTCAAACAGTACATACTCAGTCCTGCCGGAAACACGCGAAGCAGACGCTAGCGATGAACACCCGCGGAAAAGACGACGTCCGTGTTTCAGTGGTGGTCGAAGAGCATCGGAGTTCAGCCGCCCAACTTTGCCATTCTTCACTGAACAGCTACAAGAAAAACGTCGCAGGTCTTCGCAAAGCTGCTTTGCTGTCGGTAACCGTCCACTGTTCGACCTGCCCGCATCTACAAAGAATGGCGATAAACACGAGCACTTCAACCTGGCCTTTCTCAAAGGGTCCGACAATGAGCCAGAAAAAACATCAAAAACCACGATCAAGACAACTGGGAAGTCGATTCTTGTCACACCGCCGTCTGGCAGCTGGCCAATCGTAACATTTGACGAGAGTCCGGTGTCTACGTCCCGGAATGCAGACTTTGGGTACGATGAGCTGATAAGCGAAAGTGGCTCAGGGACAGCCGGCTTCAGTCCCGATTCGACATCAGTCGCGCAGAACAGTGGAATAGGAGGCGAGAGTGCCGTTCTACTGAAGCCAGCGGCATCACGACCAATCCTCGGCGATCAGATGAATCGGAGGGTTACTGAGAACGAGGAAAAGAACTCCAGTACATCGCCGGCAGTCGGTCTTTTCGGCGGAGGCATGGGCTGGATGGGCAGCGAGATGGACCCCAACATGATGGGCTCGGTGAGTCTTGGTGACCTGGTGCAGAGCTCAATCGCGGACAAGGTGGTCAGGGATAGGACATGTGAAGCCCCCAGAAACCATGAGCTGGATTTTATGAGCTTTTGA
- a CDS encoding Putative short-chain dehydrogenase/reductase SDR, NAD(P)-binding domain superfamily — translation MAEGLDLHLIQKKKMASLLRGTAFITGAASGIGQQTALAFAKNGITRLALADVNREALGSTTDVLGRLYPTAEVLCLPLDVRDASEVNTSIGEVVSRFGRLDVAVNNAGIGGSGRSTHESDEDEFLRVVDIDLHGVWRCQREEIKVMLNQKDLGFRRGRGAIINVASVLGVVSPAPFLFQTAYSTAKHGVMGLTKSDANTYGPHGIRINAICPGFIATPTILALAQEPGGAISRYIADTPLQRLGTVEEIADCITFLASDMSSLMQGAGLVADGGLTAR, via the exons atggccgagggCCTTGATCTGCACCTCattcaaaaaaaaaaaatggCGTCGCTTCTTCGAGGCACTGCCTTCATCACCGGCGCTGCTTCAG GTATCGGCCAACAAACCGCCTTGGCATTCGCGAAAAACGGCATCACACGCCTCGCTCTTGCTGACGTTAACCGTGAGGCTCTCGGATCAACAACCGACGTCCTAGGGCGTCTGTATCCCACTGCCGAAGTCCTCTGCCTCCCGCTTGACGTCCGCGACGCCTCGGAAGTGAATACCAGCATCGGCGAGGTGGTGTCGCGCTTCGGGcgtctcgacgtcgccgtgAACAATGCCGGAATCGGAGGCAGTGGTCGGTCAACGCATGAGTCTGATGAAGATGAGTTTCTCCGGGTTGTTGACATCGATCTACATGGGGTGTGGAGATGCCAGCGTGAGGAGATCAAGGTCATGCTGAACCAAAA GGATCTGGGGTTCCGACGGGGCCGtggcgccatcatcaacgtcgcgtccgtcctcggcgtcgtgtCGCCCGCGCCGTTCCTGTTCCAGACGGCCTACTCGACTGCGAAGCATG GAGTGATGGGCCTGACCAAGAGCGATGCCAACACGTACGGACCTCACGGTATCAGAATCAACGCCATCTGCCCTGGCTTCATTGCGACACCGACCATTCTTGCTCTTGCACAAGAGCCCGGGGGTGCGATAAGTCGTTACATCGCCGATACACCGCTCCAGCGTCTGGGCACTGTTGAGGAGATTGCTGATT GCATCACCTTTCTTGCTTCCGATATGAGTAGCTTAATGCAAGGCGCCGGTCTGGTTGCTGACGGTGGGCTCACGGCACGTTAG
- a CDS encoding Putative F-box domain, leucine-rich repeat domain superfamily, F-box-like domain superfamily has translation MLLFPDGDTNGGDARRDRLAALPEELLFETLNQLSQKDLCNVSRLNKRYHRLADAVLYKSVHFQSPELHLTFSESLGRRPRRGSAINEVKLVYPNEELSRLALDGPVHNSHYDPTRSDTLSRTLSVMSNLEKLDIAVPDVLLRGIGTLFNGPFDLAYLKECTLFYQCPNDAYWDLRENIHIFAHPTLETLVIKRAKLDEKGFDFMERPHETALKRLHFVECDINDDGLSDLLEFPEGLEEFVMTQTSEPRPELEESSDNFADYVLALTSQAHSLKTLTIDSPTLGCRKPLRMREFEALKTMRMNWDYQLFGQTSNKPRMHSVGLPPEMETLEFFNEMGTDEEVTDLLLYTVQTRNIVAKTWRTFVVVEGDEGVSAEIKQACKEQGLKLDIIGGFDTEGDLD, from the coding sequence ATGCTGCTCTTCCCTGACGGCGACaccaacggcggcgatgccagACGTGATCGCCTTGCTGCCTtgcccgaggagctgctcTTTGAGACGCTCAACCAGCTTTCTCAAAAAGACTTATGCAATGTGTCGCGATTGAACAAACGGTACCACAGGCTGGCCGATGCCGTCTTGTACAAAAGCGTTCACTTCCAAAGCCCGGAGCTTCATCTCACATTCAGCGAGTCACTAGGCCGTCGGCCACGGCGTGGTTCAGCTATCAACGAGGTGAAATTGGTGTACCCTAATGAGGAATTGTCGCGACTGGCTTTGGACGGACCTGTCCACAACTCTCATTACGATCCCACGCGCTCTGATACCCTCTCGCGCACGCTCTCCGTCATGTCAAACttggagaagctcgacaTTGCCGTGCCAGACGTTCTATTGCGCGGTATCGGGACCCTGTTCAACGGACCCTTCGACTTGGCCTACCTCAAGGAGTGTACGCTCTTCTACCAGTGCCCCAACGACGCCTATTGGGACCTGCGAGAAAACATTCACATATTTGCCCACCCAACGCTGGAAACTCTGGTAATCAAGAGGGCCAAGCTTGACGAGAAAGGGTTCGACTTCATGGAGCGGCCGCACGAGACAGCATTGAAAAGGTTGCATTTCGTTGAATGTGACATCAACGACGATGGGCTATCGGACCTTCTCGAATTTCCAGAGGGACTGGAGGAGTTCGTGATGACGCAGACGTCGGAACCGAGACCAGAACTGGAGGAGAGTTCCGACAATTTCGCCGACTACGTGCTCGCGCTCACATCTCAGGCGCACTCTCTGAAGACGTTGACCATCGATTCACCGACGCTTGGGTGCCGCAAGCCATTGAGAATGAGAGAGTTTGAGGCGCTCAAGACAATGCGAATGAACTGGGATTATCAACTTTTCGGTCAAACGTCCAATAAACCACGAATGCACTCGGTCGGCCTCCCGCCCGAAATGGAAACCTTGGAGTTCTTCAACGAGATGGGCACGGATGAGGAGGTGACAGACCTCTTGCTCTACACCGTCCAGACTAGGAACATTGTCGCTAAGACGTGGAGGACATTCGTTgtggtcgagggcgacgagggggtGTCTGCAGAGATTAAACAAGCATGCAAAGAACAGGGTCTGAAGCTGGATATTATTGGTGGCTTCGACACGGAAGGCGACCTTGACTAG
- a CDS encoding Putative serine/threonine-protein kinase, active codes for MSLIPYHPREGREIVLRHRNAIVVRDPSSQRLEIRGLSECPTCRQPLRSSSPERQFDSTRHHESFVDPNYFRMLRAGGHGARVDHPPSSPIRRFVQPSLPHPQAAVIDETEDAEFISSTPAVQEGSRIRREAFSPNYFKTFFVEEKELGRGGKGVVLLVRHEIDGCHLGHFACKRVPVGDDHAWLEKVLVEVELLAKLSHPNLVSYRHVWLEDVTLTRFGPSVACAFILQQYCNGGDLLQYIIGDQPKESTKEQLKAQMRRKSKGQLELPRDQFNSQRLLSFEEIFSLFKDITSGLAYLHAASYIHRDLKPSNCLLHREGNGLLCMISDFGEVQSENMVRKSTGSTGTISYCAPEVLKKDSTGRYANFTTKSDIFSLGMILYFMCFGRLPYRSANTINEELEDIDELRAEITDWQGFQDERRERPDLPSKLYQLLKKLLALDPLQRPSASEVLGAMKTESSVDGIPRGRSSSPSMGINGRRIQSLDSPMPPSTPVSDPHKQARYPSSQEGYNIPSRAADADSSRAGSQKQSDSGSPRLRPQAQAMVSSRSQDSFIRLSPEREESVDSSKDEPLNSPPLLMPPPATPFEALRHKLMIGRMRASQIVRYNANPLLAVLRLGFFLSKMLSLTRPCWPFMVSPNIAAPLVMLAALDLGLASAGTRPLTPYGRETSRRMPNGLPWAWGLRGSVVLVVLHLIVLWFGRHWNSLCTRGPNTWHLS; via the exons ATGTCGTTGATTCCATACCACCCGCGAGAAGGTCGCGAGATAGTCCT CCGCCATCGTaacgccatcgtcgtccgCGATCCCTCCTCCCAACGACTCGAGATTCGAGGCCTGTCCGAGTGTCCGACTTGCCGCCAGCCTTTGCGATCATCCTCCCCAGAGCGCCAGTTTGACAGCACTCGCCATCATGAGTCTTTCGTCGACCCCAATTACTTCCGCATGCTGCGAGCCGGCGGCCACGGTGCTCGCGTCGATCACCCTCCGTCCAGTCCCATCCGCCGATTTGTACAACCAAGCTTACCCCATCCGCAAGCTGCGGTCATAGACGAGACCGAGGATGCCGAGTTTATTTCGAGCACGCCAGCCGTTCAGGAGGGTAGCCGCATTCGCCGTGAGGCCTTCAGCCCCAATTACTTCAAAACTTTCTttgtcgaggagaaggagcttGGCCGTGGGGGTAAGGGCGTGGTGCTGCTCGTCCGCCATGAAATTGACGGCTGCCATCTCG GTCACTTTGCATGTAAGCGAGTGCCCGTTGGCGACGATCATGCATGGCTCGAAAAAG TGCTCGTCGAAGTTGAGTTGCTCGCCAAGCTATCACATCCGAACCTGGTCTCTTACCGCCACGTTTGGCTTGAAGATGTCACATTGACTCGGTTCGGCCCCAGTGTAGCATGCGCCTTCATCCTGCAACAATATTGTAATGGCGGCGATTTGCTTCAGTACATCATTGGCGACCAACCGAAGGAGTCCACCAAGGAGCAGCTTAAAGCGCAGATGCGCCGCAAGTCCAAGGGTCAGCTCGAACTTCCCCGCGACCAGTTCAATTCACAAAGACTGTTGTCTTTTGAGGAAATATTCTCCCTCTTCAAAGACATCACCTCTGGACTGGCGTATCTTCACGCTGCCAGCTATATTCACCGTGACCTCAAGCCAAGCAATTGTCTTCTACATCGTGAAGGCAACGGGCTGCTCTGTATGATCAGTGACTTCGGCGAGGTTCAGTCGGAGAACATGGTCCGCAAGTCAACTGGATCGACCGGAACAATCTCCTACTGCGCCCCAGAGGTTTTGAAGAAAGACTCAACTGGGCGCTACGCCAACTTCACCACAAAGTCCGATATTTTCTCTCTCGGAATGATTCTCTACTTTATGTGCTTTGGTCGTTTGCCTTATCGTAGCGCCAATACGATCAACGAGGAACTAGAGGACATCGATGAGTTGCGCGCGGAAATCACAGACTGGCAGGGATTCCAAGACGAGCGTAGAGAGCGGCCAGACCTCCCATCAAAGCTGTACCAGCTTCTCAAAAAGTTACTTGCCCTCGACCCTTTGCAACGCCCAAGCGCAAGCGAGGTTCTGGGCGCAATGAAGACAGAGTCTAGTGTGGATGGTATCCCTCGAGGTAGGAGCTCAAGCCCGTCAATGGGTATCAATGGGCGCCGGATTCAGAGTCTGGACTCCCCAATGCCCCCAAGCACCCCCGTGTCAG ATCCCCATAAGCAAGCGAGGTATCCATCGTCTCAAGAAGGTTACAACATTCCTAGTAGGGCAGCTGATGCCGATTCTTCACGAGCCGGCTCTCAGAAACAGTCGGACTCTGGCTCACCGAGGCTTCGACCTCAGGCCCAGGCAATGGTTTCCTCGCGCAGTCAAGACAGTTTCATCCGTCTATCCCCCGAACGGGAAGAGAGCGTGGATTCCAGCAAAGACGAGCCCCTGAACTCGCCGCCCCTGTTGATGCCGCCTCCCGCCACGCCTTTCGAAGCCTTGCGGCACAAGCTCATGATAGGAAGAATGCGAGCTAGTCAGATCGTGCGCTACAACGCCAATCCTCTCCTCGCAGTCCTCCGGCTCGGCTTTTTCCTGAGCAAGATGCTCAGTTTGACGCGCCCTTGTTGGCCATTCATGGTTAGTCCAAACATTGCAGCACCTCTGGTGATGCTGGCTGCgctcgaccttggccttgccaGCGCCGGTACGAGGCCGCTCACTCCATATGGGCGGGAGACAAGTAGACGTATGCCCAATGGTCTACCCTGGGCCTGGGGCCTGCGAGGGAGTGTCGTTCTGGTCGTTCTGCACCTGATTGTTCTCTGGTTTGGCCGTCACTGGAACTCTCTGTGCACAAGGGGACCCAACACATGGCATCTGTCATGA